The Solanum pennellii chromosome 11, SPENNV200 genome contains a region encoding:
- the LOC107004998 gene encoding serine/threonine-protein kinase-like protein ACR4, giving the protein MGFLYKWCVVMWKCRYFVRAFMFIVIFSKVSGFGSMSSIAISYGEYGSVFCGLKSDGSHLVSCYGSTSSIIYSTPAHFPFIGLTAGNGFVCGLLMDSYQPYCWGKSNFVQMGVPQPMIKGSQYLEISAGENHLCGLRQPLMGKHRNTSLVDCWGYNMTTNNDFEGQIHSISAGSEFNCALFSVNKSVLCWGDETSSQVITLAPKDLRFIKIAAGGYHVCGILEGVNSQVYCWGRSMNLEEEFSVAQLNVELAAPSDPIISVVGGKFHACGIRSYDRHVVCWGYRVEKSTPPPSGVRFYEIAAGDYFSCGILAEISLLPVCWGFGFPSSLPLAVSPGVCKPRPCASGFYEFNNGTTTCKSPDSRICLPCTNGCPAEMYQQVECSSSRDSQCTYNCSSCTSVDCINNCSTAVSGKKNAKFWSLQLPVIVAEVAFAVFLVSVVSLTSIVYVRYKLRNCRCSGRSPSPRKNGSFPKEIAKDRADLDDLKIRRAQMFTYEDLERATEGFKEESQVGKGSFSCVFKGVLKDGTVVAVKRAIMSSDMKKNSKEFHTELDLLSRLNHAHLLNLLGYCEEGGERLLVYEYMANGSLHEHLHGKKKEQLDWIRRVTIAVQAARGIEYLHGYACPPVIHRDIKSSNILIDEEHNARVADFGLSLLGPANSSSPLAELPAGTLGYLDPEYYRLHYLTTKSDVYSFGVLLLEILSGRKAIDMQYDEGNIVEWAVPLIKAGDIEAILDPVLKPPSDAEALRRIANIASKCVRMRGKERPSMDKVTTALERALAQLMGSPSNDQPILPTEVVLGSSRMHKKSSSNRSTSETTDVAETEDQRYVEFRAPSWITFPSVASSQRRKSSVSDADVEAKNLESRNCGNGTDGLRSLEEEIGPASPHEHLFLKHNF; this is encoded by the coding sequence ATGGGATTTTTATACAAGTGGTGTGTGGTAATGTGGAAATGTAGATACTTTGTAAGAGCTTTTATGTTTATTGTGATATTTTCAAAAGTATCAGGGTTTGGTTCAATGTCTTCCATTGCTATTTCCTATGGTGAATATGGTTCTGTTTTTTGTGGGTTGAAGTCAGATGGATCTCATTTGGTAAGCTGTTATGGCTCTACATCTtctataatatattcaactccAGCTCATTTCCCTTTTATTGGTCTTACTGCTGGAAATGGCTTTGTATGTGGACTTCTGATGGATTCTTATCAGCCTTATTGTTGGGGGAAAAGTAATTTTGTACAAATGGGGGTGCCTCAGCCTATGATCAAAGGGTCTCAGTATTTGGAAATATCTGCAGGTGAAAATCATTTGTGTGGACTAAGGCAACCTTTAATGGGGAAGCATAGGAACACTTCACTTGTTGATTGTTGGGGTTATAATATGACTACAAATAATGACTTTGAAGGTCAGATCCACTCTATTTCAGCTGGTTCTGAGTTTAATTGTGCTTTGTTTTCTGTTAATAAAAGTGTTTTATGTTGGGGGGATGAAACTAGTAGTCAGGTTATTACCCTAGCACCAAAAGATTTGAGATTTATTAAGATTGCAGCTGGGGGATATCATGTTTGTGGGATTCTAGAAGGGGTGAATTCTCAAGTGTATTGCTGGGGTAGGAGCatgaatcttgaagaagaattcTCTGTTGCTCAACTTAATGTTGAATTGGCTGCCCCTAGTGATCCGATTATATCGGTTGTTGGTGGTAAGTTTCATGCTTGTGGGATTAGGAGCTATGACCGTCATGTCGTTTGTTGGGGTTATAGGGTTGAGAAAAGCACACCACCTCCTAGTGGAGTTAGGTTTTATGAGATAGCAGCTGGTGACTACTTTAGTTGTGGTATCCTGGCGGAAATTTCACTTTTGCCTGTTTGTTGGGGGTTTGGTTTTCCCTCATCGCTACCACTCGCTGTTTCTCCTGGAGTCTGCAAGCCTAGACCCTGTGCGTCTGGCTTCTATGAGTTTAACAATGGAACTACAACTTGCAAGTCTCCTGATTCTCGCATTTGCCTTCCCTGCACCAATGGCTGTCCTGCTGAAATGTATCAACAGGTTGAATGCAGTTCATCTAGGGACAGTCAGTGTACGTATAATTGTTCTAGTTGTACCTCTGTTGACTGCATTAACAACTGTTCTACTGCTGTTTCTGGAAAGAAGAACGCGAAATTTTGGTCACTCCAGTTACCAGTAATTGTTGCTGAGGTTGCATTTGCTGTATTCTTGGTGAGTGTTGTATCTCTGACTTCGATCGTATATGTTCGCTACAAATTAAGGAACTGTAGATGTTCAGGGAGAAGTCCTAGTCCTAGGAAGAACGGTTCTTTCCCAAAGGAAATTGCTAAAGATAGGGCTGATTTGGATGATCTTAAGATAAGGAGAGCTCAGATGTTTACGTATGAAGATCTTGAGAGAGCAACTGAGGGATTCAAAGAAGAATCACAAGTTGGAAAGGGTAGCTTTTCGTGTGTGTTCAAGGGCGTTTTGAAGGACGGTACTGTGGTCGCTGTTAAGAGGGCTATAATGTCATCTGACATGAAGAAGAATTCAAAGGAATTCCACACTGAGCTCGACTTGCTGTCCAGGTTAAATCATGCTCATTTGCTCAATTTGCTAGGTTATTGTGAAGAGGGTGGAGAGAGACTGCTAGTTTATGAGTACATGGCTAATGGCTCGTTACACGAACATCTACACGGGAAAAAGAAGGAGCAATTGGATTGGATAAGAAGGGTAACCATTGCAGTTCAAGCTGCTCGGGGAATCGAATATTTGCATGGTTATGCATGTCCACCCGTGATTCACAGAGACATCAAGTCCTCAAACATCCTTATAGATGAAGAACACAATGCTCGAGTAGCTGATTTTGGGCTTTCCTTGCTTGGACCGGCTAATAGCAGTTCCCCATTAGCAGAGTTACCAGCAGGGACACTTGGGTACCTTGATCCCGAGTACTACAGACTACATTATCTTACAACCAAATCTGATGTCTATAGCTTTGGTGTTTTGCTTTTGGAAATTCTCAGTGGTCGTAAAGCCATTGACATGCAATACGACGAAGGGAACATAGTGGAATGGGCAGTCCCTTTAATCAAAGCTGGTGATATAGAAGCAATACTAGATCCAGTTTTGAAACCACCTTCTGATGCTGAAGCTCTTAGAAGAATCGCTAATATAGCCAGCAAATGCGTGAGGATGAGAGGGAAGGAAAGGCCGTCAATGGATAAAGTAACGACAGCTTTGGAGAGAGCACTTGCTCAATTGATGGGTAGTCCAAGCAATGATCAACCTATCTTACCAACAGAGGTTGTTCTAGGAAGCAGTAGAATGCACAAGAAGTCGTCATCAAATCGATCAACCTCGGAAACAACAGATGTTGCAGAAACTGAGGATCAGAGGTATGTCGAATTCAGAGCTCCTTCTTGGATTACGTTCCCAAGTGTAGCATCATCTCAGAGGAGAAAGT